The nucleotide window aaaaaaagtttcaaaaaaaaaaaagtttttctgCATGTTTCAAGTAGGGCCTAGTAAGTATGTGCGGGTTTaaatcttatttattttctctACAAAGCATGTATTTTCCAACTATAAaaggttttaaaaataaataaagtatagATGGGCTGATGGATGAAGTAATTTGATGCATGCATGCACTTATCATATAGCCCAACTATTGGGGTTGCCGTTGATTCCGGCGTACTCGGAAGCTACCGGAGATCAAGTGCTACGTGGTGTCAACTACGCTTCCGCAGCAGCGGGGATTCTTCCTGACACCGGAGGAAACTTTGTAAGTAGCAtgtaatttaatttatgttgtAAGAactaaaaaaagtaaatatgtaAGTTATCcaaacatatatacatattacgTTTACCTAATAACCAGTATTTATTTAGTAGTAGTACACAACGATTCTTAGAAATggttttgtatttatattttagaacaagtacatataatttttacttgcaaaattttcaaatataagaGCTTTTGAAAACAGTTGAACAAAAAGAACGTTGGAAAACCAATATATTgcctttgtaaaaaaaaacactatattGCCTCAAATTTATTCGCTGTGTTTCTTGATGGATTTGTTAATTCTCATGTACcatgtatttttctaaaaagtaCTTGTATACACCAAATGTTAGTTTATATGTAAATCATGAAGTAAAATGATAACATTGTTTTAGAAATAATCATTGTAATTTTATAGttcatttaaaatatgaaatgaaAATCTCAAAAAATATACTTTCTAAGCGCTAGCATGGTGGTCACATGAGTATATTTCttaataaatattgaaaaaatgtatatatgatCCGATGGTCAGGTGGGGCGAATACCGTTCGACCAGCAGATTCATAACTTTGAGACAACGTTAAATCAGGTGGCTAGTAAGTCCGGTGGTGCAGTGACAATTGCAGACTCGGTGGCTCGAAGCTTGTTCTTCATTGGAATGGGAAGCAACGACTATCTCAACAATTACTTGATGCCCAACTTCCCTACCCGTAACCAATACAACGCTCAACAATTCGGTGACCTCTTGGTTCAGCAATACACCAATCAACTCACCGTAATACatgagaaaaaacaaattaatagtACTAATTAAACAAGAAGCTAAAATGTAATCATAAACGTGTTCTTGTTTTTTTGGTAATGCAGAGATTGTATAATCTAGGTGGTAGAAAATTTATAGTGTCCGGACTTGGAAGAATGGGGTGCATTCCTAGTATTCTAGCTCAAGGAACCGACGGTAAATGCTCGGAAGAAGTTAACCAACTTGTTCTTCCTTTCAACACAAACGTCAAGACAATGATCACTAATCTCAACCAGAATCTTCCTGATGCTAAATTCATTTACCTCGATACCGCTAATATGGTCCAAGACATCACCACTAACCCAGCCGTCTATGGTAATTAACAATTGTTAGACCAACTTCTTAGTCTCGATGGCTAATATAATGGTGTTTTGATTTTGTAGGGTTTACTACTTTGGACAAGGGATGTTGTGGGATAGGACGGAACAGAGGGCAGATCACTTGTCTTCCCTTTGAAACTCCTTGTCCTAACAGAGAGCAGTACCTGTTTTGGGATGCTTTTCATCCCACGGAGAAAGTTAATCTCATAATGGCCAAGAAAGCGTTTGCTGGTGACCGCACTGTCGCGTTTCCTATCAACATTCAGGAACTGGCTAGTCTCAATTAGAGACCATCTTTTTTATTcaagaaaaagtaaaagaacTTCGTGTTCTGTCTTTGTAGTTTGTCCTTGTAACGTTTTTGAGTTTCTTTCgtattaaaaaacttagttaaaTCGTTTTGCCTCTTTCAGCGCATTGTGAAACATATATGAGAACATTAGAACTGAGCCCTGTTACGTTTTTAAGGTTGGTGAATACACATATAAACTCAACAGCCAAAAAGGATAGCTCAGTCCCATTATTGAGAAGTTTTATTACCATCCAAAACCAAAAGCTTTGAATTCTACACAGCCATTTAAGCTTTTAACTGCAGTAAAAAATCTATAGACTTCACAAAAAGAGGAAAATATGCTTAAAATCTTCAAGTTCAGAGCCACTGGTTTTAGCATGAAAAAGTCTAAAAATCTTATGTTATgagaaaattttgtaaaaataatgcattaaatttataaattgatTTTGTACTTTGTCAAAGACAAATTAAATAAGAGATTTGCACACTAAAATGTGCATTATTACCCGGACTATCCAACCCGTATATTTCGGATAATAGTTGTAGGTCTCTGAAAGAAGCCATAACATACCCTTGCTAGTAACTAAACCGAGATGGATAGTTCTACAAAATGAATACACTGGTTGGATTGCGATGAGGACATAGGTTGCAACACATATGTTTGCTTGACTCAACTCAATATAGACCTTGTGCGTCTGTACAACATTGATAATGTGATCAATCTTGTTGGCCTAAGAAACAAATTTGACTATACATTGCCTCAATCCCTGGCTCCACGCACAAAAGGGGCAAGCACAAAAAAACGCTTATGAGTTTCTATGGCTTGATGAATCCTCAAAACTTGTGTTATTGTTGTTTAAATTTCTTCTTCCTGttcacttctctctctcttttagtTACCGATCATTTCTTTGGTGTAACGCTGCTGCTGCCGCTACCTTGCTAATGCTTGGTTCTTCTTTTATCCATACTTTTCGACACGGGCTTTACGGACAGCTTGTTGGATCTGCTTCTCATGCTCTTTTAGCATTTCTTCAAGATTCCCACCAGGAGGCATCAGTGGTCCTGAGTAAATGATTCTGTTTTTCATTGGCGCGTTTCCCTGTCACGGAACATAATAACTCAACACTTACATACCAAAAGGTTAAGACCCATAGAATAACTAGAAATGAAATAGTGAGGCTTACGGTTGAGTAATCTCTGTTAGAACCGCTCCTACAAGAATCACCAGACAAGTTTCCTGTCTGTACTATCCTAGACTTCATCTCTGCATTAGTTTGCCTCTTGATGCTTCCTCCTCTGTTCCATTCAGTATCAGAAACACTTGGGTGAACCACTGAAGAAGCCTGAGCGTAGCCGTTCTGGTGAAACCCCTCTCTTCTGGGTGGTTCGATCCTAAACCCGGTTCCACCTTCCTCGTCAGTTTTAAACTTATGGCTTATGCACATGACCTTGGACTGCCCTGCGGCCTTTAACTCAGGTGTATTAGCAGTTTTAACATCTTTTGGTTGATTTTTTGTCACAGTCTCTCCCCTTCTTCTCTTTTTATCCTCTGCCCTTAGTCTACAAccaaaaagaaattaataagaaaaGCTCCACAAGAGAGGAATAGTGAAGTTAAGTGATGATGCCTTACTTTCTTGCTTCTTCGTTGCGAAGCTTAGCGTCAAGCTCCTTACTTGGTTGGTATCTAGGTAAGTTTGATGGATCAGCAGGGAGTGGCTCCGTGGTGAAGAACTGCATAGAAGAAGGTTAGTAAATGATCATTAGAAAGTTTAGTGCTTGTTAAAGGAATATTACTTCGCTCCTCAAGGCAGAAGCAGCTGAGCCACGTTTCTCAGGTTCTATTGCAAGTAACTTATTGATGAGGGTCAGAGCTGACGCAGGGAAGTGACTGAAGGTTTCCGCAAGAACAGGCTTGTAAGGGTGACTAGGTTTAAAGCTTGTTGCAAGTGGCAGAGTTGCTCTCTTCCAGTAATCTTCCGAGGGTGAACCACATAGCTTAAAGATCTTGTGCATCTGCTCAACCtgagaagcaaaaaaaaagtgattataATCTCGCCAGCCGTGCGATACAAGAAACTACATAAAGTTACTTGAGAGTTTCATTACTTCTGTGCGTCCTGGCATAATAGGCTTTCCGGCGAAGAGCTCAGTGAGAATACAGCCTGCGCTCCACAGGTCTATGGCTGGTCCATACTCAGTAGCACCGAGTAACAGCTCAGGCGCTCTGTACCATAAGGTTACAACGCGGCTAGTCAGCTGCAAGTCTCCATCACCTCGGTAAAAATTCGCCAAACCGAAATCACCAATCTTCAAAACACCTTCGTTGTTAATCAAGAGGTTTGATCCCTTGATGTCACGGTGGAGGATGCCTCGTCTGTGGCAATGTTCCAGACCACGGAACAGCTGTTGCATGTAGCACTTGATctgaaaacattgtaagacttgAATGTTCCAAACTTTTAAAGTCCATAGGGAAACAAAACATGTAATACCTACCTGAGTTTCAGAGAATTTGATTCCAGGAGTTGCGGCTAGACCTGCGAGGTCATGTTCCATGTACTCAAAGACAAGGTAGAGACTACCCGAGAGTCTAGATGTGACAAGACCTTCAAGCTTCATAACGTTAGGATGATCAAGCTTGCGAAGAATGAGAATCTCCCTGGCCATAAACTTAACACTCTCTGGATCCATATTCACAAACCGAACTTTCTTCATCGCTACAACCTTTCCCGTTTCTAGGTCTCTTGCTTTGTACACGCTGCTGTAAGTCCCCTGTCCAATCTAATAACAATACACAAAACATAAGTTGCAGTTTAAGGTCACAAAGAGAGATTCAAAGATAACCTAACTTTGTCTAACTTCTCATATGAGTCTGCGTAGCGAGGAACCCATCCCTTAATGGCTTCTCCAGCAACAGAAGCTAGCCAAGATGGCCATTCTGGAGTCAAACGCCCTGACTGTTGCACCACGGGCATAGCCGTGACTCTTCTGGAGTGGTTCCTGCTCCGAGCTCCCACAATGACCACTGGCTTGTTACCGTTTCGATCGGATGACGTGGAGGGACGACGCGCCACTGGATAGCCATTGGCCACGACGGTGATGGAAGCTGCAGAGCTGGGACGTGAGAAAGAACCTTCCTTTTTGgataaagaagaggaagacgaTGGAGGATGAGAGATGAGATGAAGGGTGGACTTGCTGGAGTCTAAGAGCTCGTTGTTGGCTACGGCGGCGGTTGGAGTACGGGCGGTGGCGCAAATGCATCCCATTACAAAACTAAAAGACCATTCAATAAGGTCCTAAATGAAGCAAGAAGCTTGAGTTTATCTACTTGTCTACTCTGGAGATATGGTCGGCGATCagaaaactcttattttctttgtttggataaaaaaaaagtggaaCGTGCGTGCCACTCAATGTCTTTTTGTCAACTCAACAACagctttgtttttctttcctcCGGTCGTAACTATGTCTCATGGGTTTCGGTCAATAGGCCCATTTTCATCTGCAAAGCCCGACAATCATTGTGTCGACATTCATGTATAATCAAACAACACCTGAAGCTAAATCAGACAGGAACCAAAGCCTATACCTTTGGAAGTAACTCAAACCATGCTTGACGATTACTCGGTCAAGCATTTTCACAAACACCTTATAGACGAATGTGGAGAGACTTGTTTAAGCTTAGGGTTAATTAAGAAGTCTCTCGTTGTAAGCTCTTTCCGCCGGAGAACGATTCTCAACAGCAAACACATCGTTCTTATACCAAAAGCAGCAACATCGACCTTCACCGTTTCGGAATCGCCGATCACGGCACAGTGGATAACCGTACTAC belongs to Brassica rapa cultivar Chiifu-401-42 chromosome A07, CAAS_Brap_v3.01, whole genome shotgun sequence and includes:
- the LOC103830842 gene encoding GDSL esterase/lipase At1g71691 encodes the protein MAFHFRRLCMSSALLVVVLQILHGVSGQLVVVEDPVSASPPPLVEQDGSDGIVPALFVFGDSLIDNGNNNNIPSFAKANYFPYGIDFNGGPTGRFCNGLTMVDGIAQLLGLPLIPAYSEATGDQVLRGVNYASAAAGILPDTGGNFVGRIPFDQQIHNFETTLNQVASKSGGAVTIADSVARSLFFIGMGSNDYLNNYLMPNFPTRNQYNAQQFGDLLVQQYTNQLTRLYNLGGRKFIVSGLGRMGCIPSILAQGTDGKCSEEVNQLVLPFNTNVKTMITNLNQNLPDAKFIYLDTANMVQDITTNPAVYGFTTLDKGCCGIGRNRGQITCLPFETPCPNREQYLFWDAFHPTEKVNLIMAKKAFAGDRTVAFPINIQELASLN
- the LOC103830843 gene encoding probable serine/threonine-protein kinase At1g09600 isoform X2, with product MGCICATARTPTAAVANNELLDSSKSTLHLISHPPSSSSSLSKKEGSFSRPSSAASITVVANGYPVARRPSTSSDRNGNKPVVIVGARSRNHSRRVTAMPVVQQSGRLTPEWPSWLASVAGEAIKGWVPRYADSYEKLDKIGQGTYSSVYKARDLETGKVVAMKKVRFVNMDPESVKFMAREILILRKLDHPNVMKLEGLVTSRLSGSLYLVFEYMEHDLAGLAATPGIKFSETQVGITCFVSLWTLKVWNIQVLQCFQIKCYMQQLFRGLEHCHRRGILHRDIKGSNLLINNEGVLKIGDFGLANFYRGDGDLQLTSRVVTLWYRAPELLLGATEYGPAIDLWSAGCILTELFAGKPIMPGRTEVEQMHKIFKLCGSPSEDYWKRATLPLATSFKPSHPYKPVLAETFSHFPASALTLINKLLAIEPEKRGSAASALRSEFFTTEPLPADPSNLPRYQPSKELDAKLRNEEARKLRAEDKKRRRGETVTKNQPKDVKTANTPELKAAGQSKVMCISHKFKTDEEGGTGFRIEPPRREGFHQNGYAQASSVVHPSVSDTEWNRGGSIKRQTNAEMKSRIVQTGNLSGDSCRSGSNRDYSTGNAPMKNRIIYSGPLMPPGGNLEEMLKEHEKQIQQAVRKARVEKYG
- the LOC103830843 gene encoding probable serine/threonine-protein kinase At1g09600 isoform X4, encoding MGCICATARTPTAAVANNELLDSSKSTLHLISHPPSSSSSLSKKEGSFSRPSSAASITVVANGYPVARRPSTSSDRNGNKPVVIVGARSRNHSRRVTAMPVVQQSGRLTPEWPSWLASVAGEAIKGWVPRYADSYEKLDKIGQGTYSSVYKARDLETGKVVAMKKVRFVNMDPESVKFMAREILILRKLDHPNVMKLEGLVTSRLSGSLYLVFEYMEHDLAGLAATPGIKFSETQIKCYMQQLFRGLEHCHRRGILHRDIKGSNLLINNEGVLKIGDFGLANFYRGDGDLQLTSRVVTLWYRAPELLLGATEYGPAIDLWSAGCILTELFAGKPIMPGRTEVEQMHKIFKLCGSPSEDYWKRATLPLATSFKPSHPYKPVLAETFSHFPASALTLINKLLAIEPEKRGSAASALRSEFFTTEPLPADPSNLPRYQPSKELDAKLRNEEARKLRAEDKKRRRGETVTKNQPKDVKTANTPELKAAGQSKVMCISHKFKTDEEGGTGFRIEPPRREGFHQNGYAQASSVVHPSVSDTEWNRGGSIKRQTNAEMKSRIVQTGNLSGDSCRSGSNRDYSTGNAPMKNRIIYSGPLMPPGGNLEEMLKEHEKQIQQAVRKARVEKYG
- the LOC103830843 gene encoding probable serine/threonine-protein kinase At1g09600 isoform X1 gives rise to the protein MGCICATARTPTAAVANNELLDSSKSTLHLISHPPSSSSSLSKKEGSFSRPSSAASITVVANGYPVARRPSTSSDRNGNKPVVIVGARSRNHSRRVTAMPVVQQSGRLTPEWPSWLASVAGEAIKGWVPRYADSYEKLDKIGQGTYSSVYKARDLETGKVVAMKKVRFVNMDPESVKFMAREILILRKLDHPNVMKLEGLVTSRLSGSLYLVFEYMEHDLAGLAATPGIKFSETQVGITCFVSLWTLKVWNIQVLQCFQIKCYMQQLFRGLEHCHRRGILHRDIKGSNLLINNEGVLKIGDFGLANFYRGDGDLQLTSRVVTLWYRAPELLLGATEYGPAIDLWSAGCILTELFAGKPIMPGRTEVEQMHKIFKLCGSPSEDYWKRATLPLATSFKPSHPYKPVLAETFSHFPASALTLINKLLAIEPEKRGSAASALRSEFFTTEPLPADPSNLPRYQPSKELDAKLRNEEARKLRAEDKKRRRGETVTKNQPKDVKTANTPELKAAGQSKVMCISHKFKTDEEGGTGFRIEPPRREGFHQNGYAQASSVVHPSVSDTEWNRGGSIKRQTNAEMKSRIVQTGNLSGDSCRSGSNRDYSTVSLTISFLVILWVLTFWYVSVELLCSVTGKRANEKQNHLLRTTDASWWES
- the LOC103830843 gene encoding probable serine/threonine-protein kinase At1g09600 isoform X3, with amino-acid sequence MGCICATARTPTAAVANNELLDSSKSTLHLISHPPSSSSSLSKKEGSFSRPSSAASITVVANGYPVARRPSTSSDRNGNKPVVIVGARSRNHSRRVTAMPVVQQSGRLTPEWPSWLASVAGEAIKGWVPRYADSYEKLDKIGQGTYSSVYKARDLETGKVVAMKKVRFVNMDPESVKFMAREILILRKLDHPNVMKLEGLVTSRLSGSLYLVFEYMEHDLAGLAATPGIKFSETQIKCYMQQLFRGLEHCHRRGILHRDIKGSNLLINNEGVLKIGDFGLANFYRGDGDLQLTSRVVTLWYRAPELLLGATEYGPAIDLWSAGCILTELFAGKPIMPGRTEVEQMHKIFKLCGSPSEDYWKRATLPLATSFKPSHPYKPVLAETFSHFPASALTLINKLLAIEPEKRGSAASALRSEFFTTEPLPADPSNLPRYQPSKELDAKLRNEEARKLRAEDKKRRRGETVTKNQPKDVKTANTPELKAAGQSKVMCISHKFKTDEEGGTGFRIEPPRREGFHQNGYAQASSVVHPSVSDTEWNRGGSIKRQTNAEMKSRIVQTGNLSGDSCRSGSNRDYSTVSLTISFLVILWVLTFWYVSVELLCSVTGKRANEKQNHLLRTTDASWWES